The following coding sequences lie in one Pseudostreptobacillus hongkongensis genomic window:
- a CDS encoding Na/Pi cotransporter family protein, producing the protein MLAAAALEINVQQMIFSFLGGLGLFLFSIKYMGDGLQLSAGDRLRYILDKYTTSPFLGVLVGILVTILIQSSSGTSVITIGLVGAGLLTLRQAIGIIMGANIGTTVTSFIIGFNITQYALPILFLGSAFLLFTKSKTINNIGRILFGFGGIFFALTLMSDAMYPLRFLPQFKDLMINLSGNPLLGVGLGTGITMLVQASSATISILQSIYKDGLITLNAALPILFGDNIGTTITAVIAVIGASSSAKRIALSHVLFNVIGTGIFLILLKPYSAYVAFMQGFLHLTPKLTIAFAHASFNFVNTLLLFPFIGVLEYVVTVLIKSDKNEDEYKTNYLDYTLLITPSIALGQVKQEMVLMSELALKNLKLSVDFFHNRDEKIAEEVETREEGINNIDQEITKYLTVLSREHLNIKEGEELGIYLDMCRDVERIADHAHGIVKDVNYEIRKNLKFSEVAHLEINNLLQISSDMINCAIAALKYSDKEKAIAALDLHNEVYTYEKKVRKNHIKRLNEQQCEIQAGLSYIDLISHFTRICDHARNIVEKVLENRM; encoded by the coding sequence ATGCTAGCGGCAGCAGCTTTAGAAATAAATGTACAACAAATGATATTTTCATTTTTAGGAGGATTAGGATTATTTCTATTTAGTATAAAATATATGGGAGATGGTCTTCAATTAAGTGCAGGAGACAGGCTAAGATATATTTTAGATAAATATACAACTTCTCCATTTTTAGGAGTTTTAGTAGGTATACTTGTAACTATTTTAATTCAATCAAGTTCAGGGACTTCAGTTATTACTATAGGACTTGTAGGAGCAGGACTTTTAACTCTAAGACAAGCTATAGGAATAATAATGGGAGCTAATATTGGGACTACAGTTACATCTTTCATTATAGGGTTTAATATAACTCAATATGCATTACCTATTCTATTTTTAGGATCAGCATTCTTACTGTTTACTAAGAGTAAAACTATTAATAATATAGGACGTATATTATTTGGATTTGGAGGAATATTCTTCGCTTTAACTTTAATGTCAGATGCAATGTATCCTTTAAGATTTTTACCACAATTTAAAGATTTAATGATAAATTTAAGTGGAAATCCATTATTAGGAGTAGGACTTGGAACAGGAATTACTATGCTTGTTCAAGCCTCAAGTGCAACAATAAGTATATTACAAAGTATTTATAAAGATGGATTAATAACATTAAATGCAGCATTACCTATCCTATTTGGAGATAATATAGGTACAACTATAACTGCTGTAATTGCAGTAATAGGAGCATCAAGTTCAGCTAAAAGAATAGCTTTATCACATGTGTTATTTAATGTTATTGGAACAGGAATATTTTTAATATTATTAAAACCTTATTCAGCATATGTAGCATTTATGCAAGGATTTTTACATCTTACACCAAAGTTAACTATAGCATTTGCACATGCATCATTTAACTTTGTTAATACATTACTATTATTCCCATTCATAGGAGTATTAGAATATGTAGTTACAGTATTAATTAAATCTGATAAGAATGAAGATGAATATAAAACAAATTATCTTGATTATACATTATTAATAACACCTTCAATAGCTTTAGGACAAGTTAAACAAGAAATGGTATTAATGTCTGAACTTGCTTTAAAAAATCTAAAATTATCAGTTGATTTCTTCCATAATAGAGATGAAAAAATTGCAGAAGAAGTTGAAACACGTGAAGAAGGAATTAATAATATAGACCAAGAAATAACTAAATATTTAACAGTTCTTTCAAGAGAACATTTAAACATCAAAGAAGGAGAAGAACTTGGTATTTATTTAGATATGTGTAGAGATGTTGAAAGAATAGCAGATCACGCACACGGTATAGTAAAAGATGTTAATTATGAAATTAGAAAGAATTTAAAATTCTCAGAAGTTGCTCATTTAGAAATAAATAATTTATTACAAATATCATCAGATATGATAAATTGTGCTATAGCAGCTTTAAAATATTCAGATAAAGAAAAAGCTATAGCAGCTTTAGATTTACACAATGAAGTATATACTTATGAAAAGAAAGTTAGAAAAAATCATATAAAAAGATTAAATG